Proteins encoded within one genomic window of Hevea brasiliensis isolate MT/VB/25A 57/8 chromosome 8, ASM3005281v1, whole genome shotgun sequence:
- the LOC110668662 gene encoding phenylacetaldehyde reductase isoform X1 — MSREGKVVCVTEGSGYIASWPVKFLLQHGYTVKATVLDLSDPKKTEHLRALDGAKERLCLFKANLLEEGSFDSAIDKCEGVFHPACPLFYTTDPKAELIDPAVKGTLNVLRSCAKVPSLKRVIITSSMASVMFNGKPLTPNVVIDETWFSDPAHCESIKHWYLHAKTIAEKAAWKFAKEIGIDMVTIHPGFVIGPFLQPTLNVTVEVILNYINGETFPNEIYRFVDVRDVASAHIQAFEQPSANGRYCLVERVVHFSELLKIVHEQYPTLHLPEKCEDGKPFALKYEISKEKAKSLGINFIPLEKMSGEGKVVCVTGGSGYIASWLIKFLLQRGYTVKATVRDPNDPKKTAHLLALEGAKERLRLLKADLLEEGSFDAAVYGCEAVFHTASPVSLQANADPQVELVDPAVKGTLNVLRSCAKGPSIKRVIVTSSFAAVPYSGNNLAPDVIVDETWFSNPAVCVERKLWYQLGKTLAEQAAWEFAKDNRMDLVTINPVFVVGPLLQPTINHSVEMLLNLINGAPEYPDAYYRSVDVRDVAHAHIQALEIPSASGRYCLIERDLHFSEVLKIVHQHYPTLQLPEKSGPGLNYLTKYGISKEKAKTLGIDFIPLEVSLKDTIESLKENGFLSI, encoded by the exons ATGAGTAGAGAGGGAAAAGTAGTATGTGTAACAGAAGGTTCAGGTTACATAGCATCATGGCCGGTCAAGTTCTTACTCCAACATGGATATACAGTGAAAGCCACTGTTCTTGACCTAA GCGATCCAAAGAAAACCGAACACCTGCGAGCACTCGATGGAGCTAAAGAGAGACTTTGCTTGTTCAAAGCAAATTTACTGGAAGAAGGGTCGTTTGATTCTGCTATTGATAAATGTGAAGGTGTATTTCATCCAGCTTGCCCCCTATTTTATACAACTGATCCCAAG GCAGAACTGATTGATCCTGCAGTGAAGGGAACACTAAACGTTCTCAGGTCATGTGCAAAAGTCCCTTCTCTCAAGAGAGTGATCATAACATCTTCAATGGCATCAGTTATGTTCAATGGAAAGCCTCTGACTCCTAATGTGGTAATTGATGAGACTTGGTTTTCAGATCCTGCCCATTGTGAGTCAATAAAG CATTGGTATCTGCATGCAAAAACCATAGCCGAAAAGGCTGCTTGGAAATTTGCAAAAGAAATTGGAATTGACATGGTCACAATACATCCAGGGTTTGTGATAGGTCCTTTCTTACAGCCAACTCTAAATGTCACTGTGGAGGTTATTCTGAACTACATAAATG GAGAAACATTTCCTAATGAAATTTACAGATTTGTTGATGTTAGAGATGTTGCATCTGCACATATTCAAGCTTTTGAACAACCTTCTGCTAATGGCAGATATTGCTTAGTCGAAAGAGTTGTACATTTCTCAGAGTTGTTGAAGATCGTCCATGAGCAATACCCTACTCTGCATCTTCCTGAGAA ATGTGAAGATGGCAAGCCTTTCGCATTGAAATATGAGATTTCAAAGGAGAAAGCTAAGAGTTTAGGCATCAACTTCATTCCCTTGGAG AAAATGAGTGGAGAAGGAAAGGTGGTCTGTGTGACAGGAGGGTCTGGTTACATAGCATCCTGGCTAATCAAATTCTTGCTTCAAAGAGGCTACACTGTCAAAGCCACTGTCCGTGACCCAA ATGATCCGAAGAAAACTGCACACTTGCTTGCACTTGAGGGAGCCAAGGAAAGACTTCGCTTGCTCAAAGCTGATTTATTGGAAGAAGGATCTTTTGATGCTGCAGTTTATGGGTGTGAAGCTGTTTTCCACACAGCCTCCCCTGTATCCCTTCAAGCCAATGCCGATCCTCAG GTTGAACTAGTTGATCCTGCAGTGAAGGGAACACTTAATGTTCTTAGATCTTGTGCAAAAGGGCCTTCTATCAAGAGAGTGATTGTAACATCTTCATTTGCTGCTGTTCCTTACAGTGGCAATAATCTGGCCCCTGATGTAATTGTTGATGAGACTTGGTTTTCTAACCCAGCTGTTTGCGTGGAACGCAAG CTTTGGTATCAACTTGGAAAAACATTAGCCGAGCAGGCTGCTTGGGAATTTGCAAAAGACAACAGGATGGATTTGGTTACAATAAATCCCGTGTTTGTTGTCGGTCCTCTTTTGCAGCCAACTATTAATCATTCTGTGGAGATGCTTTTGAACCTCATAAATG gAGCTCCAGAGTATCCAGATGCATATTACAGATCTGTTGATGTAAGAGATGTTGCACATGCACATATTCAGGCTTTGGAGATTCCTTCAGCTAGTGGCCGATATTGTTTAATTGAGAGAGATCTTCACTTCTCTGAGGTTCTGAAGATTGTGCATCAACATTATCCTACATTGCAACTTCCAGAAAa GAGTGGCCCTGGATTGAATTACTTGACAAAGTATGGGATATCAAAGGAAAAAGCGAAAACTTTGGGTATTGACTTCATTCCTTTGGAGGTGAGTTTGAAGGACACTATTGAAAGCTTGAAGGAGAACGGCTTCCTTAGCATTTGA
- the LOC110668662 gene encoding phenylacetaldehyde reductase isoform X2 has translation MSGEGKVVCVTGGSGYIASWLVKFLLQHGYTVKATVLDLSDPKKTEHLRALDGAKERLCLFKANLLEEGSFDSAIDKCEGVFHPACPLFYTTDPKAELIDPAVKGTLNVLRSCAKVPSLKRVIITSSMASVMFNGKPLTPNVVIDETWFSDPAHCESIKHWYLHAKTIAEKAAWKFAKEIGIDMVTIHPGFVIGPFLQPTLNVTVEVILNYINGETFPNEIYRFVDVRDVASAHIQAFEQPSANGRYCLVERVVHFSELLKIVHEQYPTLHLPEKCEDGKPFALKYEISKEKAKSLGINFIPLEVSVLDTIECLKEKGFLGV, from the exons ATGAGTGGAGAGGGAAAAGTAGTATGTGTAACAGGAGGTTCAGGTTACATAGCATCATGGCTGGTCAAGTTCTTACTCCAACATGGATATACAGTGAAAGCCACTGTTCTTGACCTAA GCGATCCAAAGAAAACCGAACACCTGCGAGCACTCGATGGAGCTAAAGAGAGACTTTGCTTGTTCAAAGCAAATTTACTGGAAGAAGGGTCGTTTGATTCTGCTATTGATAAATGTGAAGGTGTATTTCATCCAGCTTGCCCCCTATTTTATACAACTGATCCCAAG GCAGAACTGATTGATCCTGCAGTGAAGGGAACACTAAACGTTCTCAGGTCATGTGCAAAAGTCCCTTCTCTCAAGAGAGTGATCATAACATCTTCAATGGCATCAGTTATGTTCAATGGAAAGCCTCTGACTCCTAATGTGGTAATTGATGAGACTTGGTTTTCAGATCCTGCCCATTGTGAGTCAATAAAG CATTGGTATCTGCATGCAAAAACCATAGCCGAAAAGGCTGCTTGGAAATTTGCAAAAGAAATTGGAATTGACATGGTCACAATACATCCAGGGTTTGTGATAGGTCCTTTCTTACAGCCAACTCTAAATGTCACTGTGGAGGTTATTCTGAACTACATAAATG GAGAAACATTTCCTAATGAAATTTACAGATTTGTTGATGTTAGAGATGTTGCATCTGCACATATTCAAGCTTTTGAACAACCTTCTGCTAATGGCAGATATTGCTTAGTCGAAAGAGTTGTACATTTCTCAGAGTTGTTGAAGATCGTCCATGAGCAATACCCTACTCTGCATCTTCCTGAGAA ATGTGAAGATGGCAAGCCTTTCGCATTGAAATATGAGATTTCAAAGGAGAAAGCTAAGAGTTTAGGCATCAACTTCATTCCCTTGGAGGTGAGTGTTTTGGACACCATTGAATGCCTGAAAGAGAAGGGCTTTCTTGGTGTCTGA